In Gossypium raimondii isolate GPD5lz chromosome 12, ASM2569854v1, whole genome shotgun sequence, a single window of DNA contains:
- the LOC105762766 gene encoding protein SOB FIVE-LIKE 5 isoform X1, translating into MNVLASECSSGCESGWTSYLEQSFLSGNISHKSSGFCDERGKYKGKEEVVDEEEDLSMVSDASSGPPHLNVDNGYFNDDNHYQYTLPKGATLNKNGGTKRHRKKEHQRQREDHQELPSLLDDTASSPLIKNNFAHTNNHASVEESVLHYPQGFSATHFQGGPAFQHHFGFLQSSPTGNYLQQGGFKEIRERSSGEMR; encoded by the exons atgaatgttttGGCCTCTGAGTGTAGTAGTGGGTGTGAATCTGGTTGGACTAGTTACTTAGAACAGTCTTTTCTTTCTGGTAATATTTCTCATAAATCAAGTGGTTTTTGTGATGAACGTGGCAAGTATAAAGGTAAAGAAGAGGTtgttgatgaagaagaagacctTTCCATGGTTTCTGATGCATCTTCTGGGCCTCCACACTTGAATGTAGATAATGGTTATTTCAATGATGATAATCATTATCAATATACTTTACCTAAAGGTGCtacattgaataaaaatggtggTACTAAAAGACATAGGAAGAAAGAACATCAAAGACAAAGGGAAGATCATCAAGAATTGCCTTCTTTACTTGATGATACTGCCAGCTCTCCTCTCATCAAG AACAATTTTGCTCACACCAATAATCATGCTTCAGTGGAGGAAAGTGTCCTCCATTATCCCCAGGGGTTCTCTGCAACACACTTTCAG GGAGGACCCGCATTCCAACACCACTTTGGATTTTTGCAGTCTTCTCCAACTGGAAACTACCTACAACAAG GTGGTTTTAAGGAAATTAGAGAACGGAGTAGTGGAGAGATGAGATAA
- the LOC105762766 gene encoding protein SOB FIVE-LIKE 5 isoform X2 produces MNVLASECSSGCESGWTSYLEQSFLSGNISHKSSGFCDERGKYKGKEEVVDEEEDLSMVSDASSGPPHLNVDNGYFNDDNHYQYTLPKGATLNKNGGTKRHRKKEHQRQREDHQELPSLLDDTASSPLIKNNFAHTNNHASVEESVLHYPQGFSATHFQGGPAFQHHFGFLQSSPTGNYLQQGHRWF; encoded by the exons atgaatgttttGGCCTCTGAGTGTAGTAGTGGGTGTGAATCTGGTTGGACTAGTTACTTAGAACAGTCTTTTCTTTCTGGTAATATTTCTCATAAATCAAGTGGTTTTTGTGATGAACGTGGCAAGTATAAAGGTAAAGAAGAGGTtgttgatgaagaagaagacctTTCCATGGTTTCTGATGCATCTTCTGGGCCTCCACACTTGAATGTAGATAATGGTTATTTCAATGATGATAATCATTATCAATATACTTTACCTAAAGGTGCtacattgaataaaaatggtggTACTAAAAGACATAGGAAGAAAGAACATCAAAGACAAAGGGAAGATCATCAAGAATTGCCTTCTTTACTTGATGATACTGCCAGCTCTCCTCTCATCAAG AACAATTTTGCTCACACCAATAATCATGCTTCAGTGGAGGAAAGTGTCCTCCATTATCCCCAGGGGTTCTCTGCAACACACTTTCAG GGAGGACCCGCATTCCAACACCACTTTGGATTTTTGCAGTCTTCTCCAACTGGAAACTACCTACAACAAGGTCACCG GTGGTTTTAA